The Bifidobacterium sp. WK012_4_13 genome contains the following window.
CCTTTCGATTTTCCAGATAGACAGCCGACAGGATCGCAAGATATTCTTCGACACCCTCCCGACTCGCAGCAATGCAGATGCAGTCATCGTGAACTCCTTCGACGTCGACGAAAACGAAGTCGCACGACTCAATTCCTTGCATGTTCCCCTGATTGGCATCAATTCCGCCAGCATGAACGCATTCTCGGCTTCGGTGTCGATCGACGACCGCCAAGGCGAGACCATAGCGGTCAGGCATCTGATCTCTCTGGGGCATCGCCAGCTCACCTATGTGCAGACACAGACCGCGAACTCCCTGCTGTTCAGCGTCCAACAACGCATGGAAACCTTCATGGAGCTATGCAAGAAGCAGTCGCTACCAGCTCCACGAATCATCATGGCCTCGCAGTCCCGCAATCAGGTCGCTGACGTCGTCTCGCAGATTCTCGCGATGGATGCCCTGCCAACCGCAATCGTCTGCCAGGAAGACAGCATTGCCATTCCACTCATCTTCCAGCTCAAAAGAAGCGGCATCAGCATTCCCGAGGATGTCTCAGTCATCGGATTCGACGACAGCACCTTCGCGGATGACATCGGCCTTACCACCATCCGACAGGATCCCCTGAACATGGCAAAACTTGCGGCACAGATGACATTGAAGCTGCTCAACGACGAGGAAATCGACAAACCGCAGCGCATATTCACGCCGCAACTGATACTCCGCTCCAGCACCGGAGCGGCAAGAAGGGACGCCTGATGCTGCCTTGGCTGCGCGATGCCATATTCTACGAGATCTACCCACAGAGCTTCTATGACTCGAACGATGACGGCATTGGCGACATCAACGGAATCACCGAGAAACTGGGCTACATTCGGGACTTGGGATGCAACGCCCTCTGGATCAACCCTTGCTTTGACTCGCCTTTCAAGGACGCCGGCTATGACGTTCGCGACTACGCACAGGTAGCATCTCGATATGGGAGCAATGCAGATTTGGAGCGACTCTTCAGGCAGGCACACACGATGGGCATGCATGTGCTGCTTGACCTGGTTCCTGGCCATACCAGCGAAGAGCATGCCTGGTTCGTGCAGAGCAAGCGAGCTGAGCCAAACGAGCTTTCAGACCGATACATATGGACGAACTCCACTTTTGCCAATGCTGATGGAATGCCCTTCATCGGAGGAGAAAGCCCGCGCGATGGCACGTACATCCTGAACTTCTTCAAGAGCCAGCCTGCCTTGAACTACGGTTTCGGCACGCGCAATCAGGTCTGGCAGCAATCCCCGGACTCCTCAGCCGCGAATGCCACAAAGCACGCGATGATTGATATCATGCGCTTCTGGCTTTCGCGTGGCTGCGATGGATTCCGCGTCGACATGGCGGACTCGCTGGTAAAGAAGGACGACGAGGAGAAAACCGAAACGATACGGGTCTGGCAGCAGATGCTTCGCCCAATCCGGGCAGAGTTTCCCGAGGCCGCATTCGTCTCTGAGTGGGGGCGCCCATGGCAGGCTTTCAAGGCTGGATTCGACATGGACTTCTATCTTGATTGGCGCTGGGATGGCAAACCCAACGGATACAGTCTCCTTGCCCGCAACACCGACCATCCCGAGACGAGATCCGGCGACATGAGCTATTTCGCAAGCGATAGCCCAACAACCATCGATGCCTTTCTCGCCGACTATCTGCCGCAATATTATCGAGTCGATGGGCACGGAGCCTTCTGCTTCATCACCGGCAACCACGATTCGCCAAGGCTCGCTCCACGACTCAGCATAAGCGAGATTGCCGTCGCATATGCGATGTTTCTCACCATGCCAGGCATTCCATTCATCTACTATGGCGATGAAATCGGAATGCGGTACCAGTCCTTGCCCAGTGTCGAGGGAGGATATCGAAGAACAGGCTCAAGAACTCCCATGCAATGGAATAACGGCAGAAATTGCGGCTTCTCCGATGCAGATCCGGACAGGCTCTATCTTCCGGTGGATCATTCGTCCGGGGCTCCTACCGTCGAGCAGCAGCAAGGCGATTCGCAATCCTTGCTGAATTCGGTCAAAGAACTCACGACGCTTCGCCACCGGTCCGTCGCCCTGCGTCCAGATGCACCATTTGCCGTCATCGCGGCTCCGCTTGGCAGCAAGACATTCGTCTATCGTCGTGGCGAGGGAGAGCACTCGCTCATCATCGCGCTGAATGCCGGAAACACCCTGCAGCGTTTGAGCCATGACGCTCTCGGGCTGCTCACCTCACCCACCTGCGTCGTGTCTCGGAACGCGCGATTGACCGATTCCAGCCTGGAGCTTGGGCCTTCGAGCTATGCGATCATGGCCCGATAGCATAATGCTGACGAACTTCGATTGGACAATACGATGTTCAGCGCCCCATTCTTACTATGGAACAGATAGCGAGAATCAATATATAGACCACCACAAGGGCCATATACTGACGATTCTGCGATGACAAGGTTCCTTGCTCATCTCTGCGAAAATGCACTGCGAGCAGGCCGAACGATGGGATCATGAAACCGACGAGCCCAGCAAGGGTCGCGGACAGCATCATCGTGTTCTCATGACGGGAAACGTATCGGAATACCAGACCGTACAGCAGGAACAGCACACCGCCCTGCATGATTCCCAGCCGAACTCCCACGTTCACCAGCCACATCCATGCAAAGCCGGCAATGACGACGATGCCTCGAAGAAGCGCCATACGCATGCCAGTGCTCCGCTTGCAGTCCTCCGCATCGGAGAGCCGACGGCGAGCAGGTGAAAGTGCGTCGAGAATCAGCAGAACGATCATTGTGATCAGCACTGCAAATGCCGGATTCTGCGAGCTGAAGTCCCAAGCCTTGCCTGAATTCGCAACATCGTATGGCACCTCGCTCACCACGGCCGCAACCGCAATCGTAAGCAAGCCGTGCCATCTGCCTCGATTCGCGTCAGGCCCTTCGAACGAGCTCATCCATGCGACAAGCATCCACGCGATGATCGGAGTCGCACACCAAGACAGCGCCTCAAGAACAAGCGCGACCGTCAGCGAACGCACTGGTGCGTGCATCAGATTCCCCAGGCTTGGCACGATCATCGAAGAGCTCAGCATGCCGCAGGCAATCAGCATCAGACTGAGGGTACCCAGCCGCAGCGAATCAAGACCCTTGAAATGTCGCCTCTTCACGCGTCGTGACTCCTGATCCGCCGCATCTGAATACCGATCCATCACACTCATCAGCCCTTGACCGAGCCAGACATCGACTCCTGATAGAAACGCTGCATCACTATGAACAGCAACGCAATCGGGATTGAGACGCACACAGCCCCCGCTGCGAACCGTGCATACCAATCTTGAATGTATTCCTTCTGCAGCATCATCCACAGACCTAGCGACACCGTGTAATTCTCCTGCGTTCGGGCTATCGCCTTCGCGAGCACGAAGTCAAGCCACGGAGTCAGGAACCCCACGATTGCCTGGTAGACGATCATCGGACGCGAAACTGGAATCACGATCTTCGTGAAGACCTGCCATCGTGAGCATCCATCGATGTAGGCCGCCTCGTCAAGAGACATCGGGATCGTATCCATATATCCCTTCATCACATAGAAGGTGGCCCCGCTACCGGCCGAATACACGATGATAAGCGCTAGGTTAGTCATGCCGCCGCCGGTCAGCCCCAGCGCCTTCAAGATGAAATAGATCGCCACGACGGCCATGATTCCGGGGAACATGCCAAGAATCAATGCGATATTCATGAATGGCTTGCGGAATCTGAACCGCAGCCGACTCATGCAGAATGCGACGCTGAGCACGAAGAAAGTGCTGATGATGCAGGTGAAGATCGCGATTATCAGGGTATTCATGAACATCCGCGGAAAGTTCAAGACATCCGTCTGGGTGAACAGCTCCTTGTAATTGCTCAATGTGTATCTTGTCGGGAAGAAGGTCGACGAATAGGGCGCTGTGTTCTGGTTGAAGCTTTCGGCGAGCACCCAGATTATCGGCGCGAGCCAGATCACCGCCATGATTGTCAGGAACACGTGCGTTGCGGTGTCTCCCACTATCCGCTGCGTGCGCGTGGATCTGAACAGTTCGGAATTCCTGCCACGCGAACGCTCCGCCACCTTTCTGCCAGAGCCCGCCCCTGAACCGTCTGGAGTATTCAGGGAAACGCCCTCAGACGGCCTTGTGGCGACGCCCTTCGCTGAATGCTGTGATGCCCTGCTCACTGGAATCCCTCCTCGTTCTTGTACGAACCGCTGCTTCTGTAAGCCACAAGAGAGACCACGGCAAGCACGATAAAGGTCAGAATGCCGATGACGGCACCGAGATTATAGTTGCTCTTGTCAACGGTCAGCTTGTAGAGCCACGTGATAAGCAGGTCTGTCTTGCCGGCCGAAGCGCCCACAGGCGTAGGATCACCGTTGGACAGCAGGTAGATGACGTTGAAATTGTTCACGTTCGCCGTGAAGGTGGTTATCAGATATGGCGTCATGACAAAGAACATATATGGCATCGTCACGTTTCTGAAAAGCTGCCATGAATTAGCTCCATCCAGACGTGCAGCCTCGTACAGCTCGCCGGGAATGTTCTGGAGAATGCCAGTGACCTGCATGATCGTGTATGGGATGCCAACCCATAGATTGATTACGATGACGGTGACCCGAGCCCATGTGGCATCAGTGAAGAAGGGCAGTGCGGAATCGATCCACCCCCACTGCTGCAGGAGACGGTTGATGGCGCCCGACGGCTGCAGCATGGTGTTCATCACCAGAAGAGAGACGAATTGGGGAACGGCGATGGACATCGAGAAGCACGCACGCCAGAATCCCTTGAGTCTCGTTCCTTTCCGTTCGATGATCATGGCCATGAACATTCCAAGGAAGTAATTCAGGAATGTTGCGAAGAATGCCCAGACAAGGGTCCAGGCCAAAACCGACATGAACAGCTGAATGTTGACGTCTCCGGCACCGCTGCCAAAGACCTTGGCGAAGTTCTGCAAGCCAACCCATCCGAATCGGGTCACATGGTTGGAATCGTAGCTGGTGAATGCCATCGTGATCATGAAGACAAGCGGGAGCACGGTGAAGACGGCGATGCCCGCAGTCGGCAGGGACATAAGCAGCGTCTGAATGTTCACATTCGTAAGACTGCGCATATCCTGCATGAAGTTCGGGGCCTTGCCATCATTCTCGGCAGCCAGCACCTGCGCCTTGTATGCGCTGCGCACCGCCACCCAAGCGACAACGAGGAATGCCAGACACAGAACAATCGTGGAAATTCCATAGAGCAGTATGACCACTGAGGGCTGGCCAGCTTGGTACACCCAGAATCCGTTTACCTTGGTCTTTGTCTGGCCAGTGCCTTCAAGCCTGATCAGTGCACCGATCTTTGCAGAACCCTGAGCGGCCATGAAATAGATGAAGCCAACTTCTATGGCGAGGAAGATGGCGCCTTTCACAAACTGTCTATGCGCGATGTTGCCCAGTCCGAAAATGACAAGCGACAGCCGTGTGAAGATGTTTCCCCGGCTCATTCCCTTGGAAAACGAATAGGGCGATGGCTGAATGTAGTCTTTCTTTCTTCTGCGTGGCTTGGGCGAAGGCTGCACGATCTCACGCGATTCTATGGTTACTGACATCAACCCTCCCGATGTCCTTCACGAGTGGCGCCCTGCCTTGAATGGGGCACTCATGATTCATGAAATATCTTAGCGAAGCATCATTCACCGGTGCGCGTCAACGATTGCGTCATGGCACGCACCGGCAAACGACCATTGCGAACACTGATCAGTTAGAGCTTGCGTACGCGGCATTCCACGCTTCGGTCTTGGCGACTGCGTTCGCAGCAGTGACGTCTCCGTTCATGATTGCCTTGCCAAAGTTCTCGGCAGGGGTCCAGAAGTTCGACATGGCTGCAACCGTCGGCTGCAGGATCGACGTGTTGTTGATCGTGTCATTCTGAGCGACCGCGACCGGATCGGCTGCGACGGTCTTGTCGGTGAGGAGAGTCTGATCTGCAGGAATGATGCCTCTCATCGTGTAATGGAGCTTCTGCGCCTTGGCGCTGCCCAGATACGCCGCGAATTCAGAGGCCGCCTGCGGATATTTTGTGTTCGGATTGTAAGCGACGGCCTTGGATCCTGCAAATGACTCCATTTGAATCGACTTGCCATTCAGATCGTAGGTTGGCAGTTGAGCGGCAGCGTAGTTATCGCCCAAGGCCTTTTTGACATTTGCCGAATCCCATGAACCGGAGAACAGCACGTCAACCGAACCATTGCCAAGTCCCGCAAGCCCTGAGCCATTGGCATCGGATACGAAATTGGAATTTTTCGACAGACCCACAAGATACTTGGTCACATCACTCGCCTTGGTTCCGGAAAAATCTACTCCTGCCTTGGCATTGGTACCATTCTTGCCATAAAGCGTATTGCCGTTGCCGAGGTAGAAGGCAGGCATGTACCAGGAGTTGGTGATCGGGAACGATACCTTTCCCTTCTGAAGCATGGAATCAAAGGATTTGACGTCGCTCGAAGAGAATTTGCTCTTGTTGTAATACATGAACCATGTATTGCCCGTGTAGGGAACGCCGTAGACCTTACCACCCTGGGTCACGGAAGTGATCATCTGCTTGGTGTTCTGGCTCTTCACCTGAGCGAGGGCTGAATCGCTGAGTTCACCGATGGCATCGGCGGAAACGAGCGTTCCGAGCTGATCGTTCGAGAACATGTACACATCCGCCGCGGCGCTAGGATCCTGCTTGACGGTCGTTCCTGCGTCACCTTCGGAAACCACTGAATTCTTCCATGTGATCTTGTATTCAGGATGTGCCTTCTCGAATGATGCCTCCAAGGTTGGAAGCCACGACGAGGAATTCTGCTGATCCTCCTGCGGCGCCCACACCGTGAGCTTAACCGCCGACGTGCCGGTAGACGTTGAATCACTTGAAGCTGACGAAGACCCACATGCTGCCAATGAACCCACCAGCATTGCTGCGGCAATCCCCAAGCCACTTATTTTTCTGAAATCAGTCATCGTTGACCTCTCCATTGCTTTCGTTATAGGTTACGGGACGAATCTCGCTGCCGTCCCTTGCAAACCCCCATGTCTGCAACCGTTATCAATGGTAACGCATTTTTACCAAGGCACGCAACCACATCAGGTATAAGTTTCTATGTTTGCGCGTCATGCAAACCTTGTCATTTCATAATCTTGCACAGCTTGCAGAACATTCGTCCAGAGATAAATCGCGCCCTGTCTTCTCATTTTCAGCAAAGCTTGGCACAATGTATTCAATGAACCAAAACAATCACACTCAGTCTGATTCTGAGACACAATCGGAGACACCAGCACAACTAGCCGAATCTTGGCACGGCAGCGATGCCACCGCCCATAACGACGCGATGGACACTCTTCTGAATCGTAGATCGATACGTCGGTTCGAATCCACGCCGATTCCACCCAAGACCTCTGAACTTCTCGAACTTGCCGCGCAGCGTGCAGCCACCAGTCAGTTCTTGAACGCGTGGTCAGCCATAAGAATCACCGATCCTGCGCTCAAGCAGCAGCTGGCTGAAATTGGCGAGCAACCCTATATCGCCGAGGCGCCCCTGCTGTACATATTCGTTCTCGATCAGCGCCGGAACGCACATATCGCCAAAGAACAGGGAATCGATGTCTCTGCCGACGGCTTCAATCTTGCCTCCAGCTACCGATTCCTTCAGGCACAGAACGATGCGGTCCTTGCCCTGCATGCAATGGAGACTGCCGCAGAGTCCCTCGGACTCGGCTGCGTGATCCTCGGTTCGGTCCTGAACGACATTGACAGGCTCATCACGCTACTGCATCTGCGGCAACTCACATTCCCGGTCCTTGGCCTTGCCATCGGCAAGCCAGCCCAGCAGCCCACTCTCAAGCCACGCATGCCCCGGTCGATGCAGTTCTTCGAAAACGCCTATCCGGCTGATTTTGACAATGAGGAATTCTCGCAATCGCTCATCTCCTTTGATGCCACGGTTCATCAATACTATGATCTGCGTCATGCCGACCGTCCCGTCGCAGCATTCAGCGCCCAAATCAAAAAGGTATCGTCAGCCAAGCCTTCGAGGCTGAACGATATCGGACGATTGGCCCCAAAGCAGGGATTCGATATCAGGACGCAGCCAGAGCAGGAACACTGACCTTGCACGCATCCTGAGGATCGTGAAGGCCTGGAAACACCGGATTGGCATCGACATAAGTCCGATCCGTGCGCCTTATCCTCGAAGATCGCCAGCACGATCGAACCATCTATCGTCTTGGCTTATACCCCTTCTTGCGAGAATGCGGCTTGCGAGAGCGTTCCAGATCATGGTGTGGCAGGCTGGTCGAGGGATCTCTGCTTGTCAGATGCCACATTTCGCAATAGTCGCATCTATACACCCACAACCTCACCCCACGGCTGACGAAGCTCTCGTCAGCCGCCCGCTCTGCAATTGCCTTGTCATGATACATGATCTTCGACGTCGCGCGGCATCGTTGTGGGGTGAAAAAGTGCATACTGCTATCGTAGGTCCACGTTTCACTAGGGCAGGTCGTTGCCTGCGGAAACATAGAGATCGTACCATTCCTGTCTTGTCAGCTCGACATCCGCGCCGGCAATCATCTGTGTGAGTCGCGACGGTGTCATCGAC
Protein-coding sequences here:
- a CDS encoding LacI family DNA-binding transcriptional regulator translates to MSATIHDVADRAGVSISTVSRAFTHPEMVSAATRETVVRVADQLNFSISRSAAALKSGMSLRIALLLSDHSSTWFNATVNEGLNDIFHPAGYDLSIFQIDSRQDRKIFFDTLPTRSNADAVIVNSFDVDENEVARLNSLHVPLIGINSASMNAFSASVSIDDRQGETIAVRHLISLGHRQLTYVQTQTANSLLFSVQQRMETFMELCKKQSLPAPRIIMASQSRNQVADVVSQILAMDALPTAIVCQEDSIAIPLIFQLKRSGISIPEDVSVIGFDDSTFADDIGLTTIRQDPLNMAKLAAQMTLKLLNDEEIDKPQRIFTPQLILRSSTGAARRDA
- a CDS encoding alpha-amylase family glycosyl hydrolase, whose protein sequence is MLPWLRDAIFYEIYPQSFYDSNDDGIGDINGITEKLGYIRDLGCNALWINPCFDSPFKDAGYDVRDYAQVASRYGSNADLERLFRQAHTMGMHVLLDLVPGHTSEEHAWFVQSKRAEPNELSDRYIWTNSTFANADGMPFIGGESPRDGTYILNFFKSQPALNYGFGTRNQVWQQSPDSSAANATKHAMIDIMRFWLSRGCDGFRVDMADSLVKKDDEEKTETIRVWQQMLRPIRAEFPEAAFVSEWGRPWQAFKAGFDMDFYLDWRWDGKPNGYSLLARNTDHPETRSGDMSYFASDSPTTIDAFLADYLPQYYRVDGHGAFCFITGNHDSPRLAPRLSISEIAVAYAMFLTMPGIPFIYYGDEIGMRYQSLPSVEGGYRRTGSRTPMQWNNGRNCGFSDADPDRLYLPVDHSSGAPTVEQQQGDSQSLLNSVKELTTLRHRSVALRPDAPFAVIAAPLGSKTFVYRRGEGEHSLIIALNAGNTLQRLSHDALGLLTSPTCVVSRNARLTDSSLELGPSSYAIMAR
- a CDS encoding sugar ABC transporter permease, which encodes MAERSRGRNSELFRSTRTQRIVGDTATHVFLTIMAVIWLAPIIWVLAESFNQNTAPYSSTFFPTRYTLSNYKELFTQTDVLNFPRMFMNTLIIAIFTCIISTFFVLSVAFCMSRLRFRFRKPFMNIALILGMFPGIMAVVAIYFILKALGLTGGGMTNLALIIVYSAGSGATFYVMKGYMDTIPMSLDEAAYIDGCSRWQVFTKIVIPVSRPMIVYQAIVGFLTPWLDFVLAKAIARTQENYTVSLGLWMMLQKEYIQDWYARFAAGAVCVSIPIALLFIVMQRFYQESMSGSVKG
- a CDS encoding carbohydrate ABC transporter permease — translated: MSVTIESREIVQPSPKPRRRKKDYIQPSPYSFSKGMSRGNIFTRLSLVIFGLGNIAHRQFVKGAIFLAIEVGFIYFMAAQGSAKIGALIRLEGTGQTKTKVNGFWVYQAGQPSVVILLYGISTIVLCLAFLVVAWVAVRSAYKAQVLAAENDGKAPNFMQDMRSLTNVNIQTLLMSLPTAGIAVFTVLPLVFMITMAFTSYDSNHVTRFGWVGLQNFAKVFGSGAGDVNIQLFMSVLAWTLVWAFFATFLNYFLGMFMAMIIERKGTRLKGFWRACFSMSIAVPQFVSLLVMNTMLQPSGAINRLLQQWGWIDSALPFFTDATWARVTVIVINLWVGIPYTIMQVTGILQNIPGELYEAARLDGANSWQLFRNVTMPYMFFVMTPYLITTFTANVNNFNVIYLLSNGDPTPVGASAGKTDLLITWLYKLTVDKSNYNLGAVIGILTFIVLAVVSLVAYRSSGSYKNEEGFQ
- a CDS encoding extracellular solute-binding protein; the encoded protein is MTDFRKISGLGIAAAMLVGSLAACGSSSASSDSTSTGTSAVKLTVWAPQEDQQNSSSWLPTLEASFEKAHPEYKITWKNSVVSEGDAGTTVKQDPSAAADVYMFSNDQLGTLVSADAIGELSDSALAQVKSQNTKQMITSVTQGGKVYGVPYTGNTWFMYYNKSKFSSSDVKSFDSMLQKGKVSFPITNSWYMPAFYLGNGNTLYGKNGTNAKAGVDFSGTKASDVTKYLVGLSKNSNFVSDANGSGLAGLGNGSVDVLFSGSWDSANVKKALGDNYAAAQLPTYDLNGKSIQMESFAGSKAVAYNPNTKYPQAASEFAAYLGSAKAQKLHYTMRGIIPADQTLLTDKTVAADPVAVAQNDTINNTSILQPTVAAMSNFWTPAENFGKAIMNGDVTAANAVAKTEAWNAAYASSN
- a CDS encoding nitroreductase family protein produces the protein MDTLLNRRSIRRFESTPIPPKTSELLELAAQRAATSQFLNAWSAIRITDPALKQQLAEIGEQPYIAEAPLLYIFVLDQRRNAHIAKEQGIDVSADGFNLASSYRFLQAQNDAVLALHAMETAAESLGLGCVILGSVLNDIDRLITLLHLRQLTFPVLGLAIGKPAQQPTLKPRMPRSMQFFENAYPADFDNEEFSQSLISFDATVHQYYDLRHADRPVAAFSAQIKKVSSAKPSRLNDIGRLAPKQGFDIRTQPEQEH